A part of Thermomicrobiales bacterium genomic DNA contains:
- a CDS encoding thioredoxin family protein: MTAADLWDSAMEVDDYVNSMAVNRDIFGDRIETTQLTDEQLHAFNDDPVRILVLTEDFCGDSAQFIPPVARLARESADVDVRILRRDEHRDLAASYLRKDGYQAIPVFILLDRDGSERGYVIERPQVAYDDMAAETRRFAAAHPELEGATRTYDRMPDDTKVAVRQNIEGFREQRTVAWVAALFEELRQAAKTPSSVV; encoded by the coding sequence ATGACGGCAGCAGACCTTTGGGATTCTGCGATGGAAGTTGACGATTACGTCAACAGCATGGCGGTGAATCGCGATATCTTCGGCGATCGAATCGAGACGACGCAACTGACTGACGAACAGCTCCATGCGTTCAACGACGACCCGGTCAGGATTCTCGTGCTGACTGAGGATTTCTGCGGTGACTCGGCGCAGTTCATCCCGCCGGTTGCGCGGCTCGCACGCGAGTCAGCCGACGTGGATGTGCGGATTCTTCGCCGCGATGAGCATCGTGACCTCGCCGCCTCCTACCTGCGCAAGGATGGCTACCAGGCGATTCCGGTGTTTATCCTGCTCGATCGAGACGGCAGCGAGCGTGGGTATGTCATCGAGCGACCGCAGGTTGCCTACGACGACATGGCCGCCGAGACGCGCCGGTTCGCAGCCGCTCATCCTGAGCTTGAGGGTGCTACCCGCACCTACGACCGGATGCCTGACGATACGAAGGTGGCAGTGCGCCAGAACATCGAGGGCTTCCGGGAGCAGCGCACAGTGGCATGGGTCGCGGCACTGTTTGAAGAATTGCGGCAGGCGGCGAAGACTCCTTCATCGGTGGTCTAG
- a CDS encoding LCP family protein gives MKRRRLPNQYLSTTVRRRGRVAQPRYPLPRSKGARSYASDVESSAAKPDLGQTMRLPAFLRAARRRQPRSVRVIATVLLLFLPLVMAIWAASVVVPIAIEARNAAGKVFVTPVEREHFADATAPPPVEPEATATSPAATGTTIAAAATSTAEPDATATQPGPTPTAYPEWDGTQPINILLLGVDAREGEEGPPRSDTMIVVRVDPVNKRVDMMSIPRDLLVEIPGYSATKINAAYPYGEVNENIPGGGPTLAAQTVEYNFGIRIDFFAEVDIIGMERVIDTLGGVIIDVPGIVKDDQYPTGDYGYTRVYFTPGLQMMDGPTAVRYSRTRHDDGDFARQQRQQQVLMAIRDRAIGTGAVTKIPELLAEVGDSVRTDLSLRQMLSLARLGQEIDQANIYSHSLAPYVEESWIDGGYYLVGDWDSLRYLAGNLPDDTNATRPMDSNQEQRSTPTPTPTASEVTPTETPTPSDQLEP, from the coding sequence ATGAAACGACGCCGTCTTCCTAATCAATACCTTTCAACGACGGTTCGCCGACGCGGTCGCGTCGCTCAGCCGCGCTACCCGCTGCCCCGCTCCAAGGGCGCGCGTTCGTACGCTTCGGACGTTGAGTCGAGTGCCGCCAAGCCGGATCTCGGCCAGACGATGCGCTTGCCCGCGTTTCTGCGGGCTGCACGGCGTCGACAACCGCGCTCGGTCCGCGTCATCGCCACAGTTCTGCTGCTGTTCCTGCCGCTGGTAATGGCCATCTGGGCCGCGTCGGTCGTTGTGCCGATCGCTATTGAGGCGCGCAACGCAGCCGGCAAGGTCTTCGTGACCCCAGTAGAACGCGAGCACTTCGCGGACGCGACTGCCCCGCCGCCTGTAGAACCAGAAGCGACCGCGACCTCGCCGGCCGCGACTGGCACGACGATAGCCGCCGCAGCGACCAGCACGGCTGAGCCAGATGCGACGGCGACACAGCCCGGCCCGACGCCGACCGCCTACCCTGAATGGGACGGCACGCAGCCGATCAACATCCTGCTGCTCGGCGTTGATGCGCGTGAGGGCGAAGAGGGGCCACCGCGCAGCGACACGATGATCGTCGTGCGAGTGGATCCGGTCAACAAGCGTGTTGACATGATGTCGATTCCGCGTGACCTGCTGGTTGAGATCCCCGGGTACAGCGCCACGAAGATCAACGCGGCCTACCCGTATGGGGAAGTAAACGAGAACATCCCCGGCGGCGGTCCGACTCTGGCAGCACAGACAGTCGAATACAACTTCGGCATCCGGATCGACTTCTTCGCCGAGGTCGACATCATCGGTATGGAGCGCGTCATCGACACGCTAGGCGGCGTCATCATCGACGTGCCTGGCATTGTCAAGGACGACCAGTATCCGACCGGCGACTACGGCTACACGCGGGTCTATTTCACGCCTGGATTGCAGATGATGGACGGTCCGACTGCCGTGCGCTACTCGCGCACGCGCCACGACGACGGCGACTTTGCCCGCCAGCAACGCCAGCAACAGGTCCTGATGGCGATTCGTGATCGGGCGATTGGCACCGGCGCGGTGACCAAGATCCCGGAGCTTCTGGCTGAGGTCGGCGACTCAGTCCGCACTGACCTGTCGCTGCGCCAGATGCTGTCGCTGGCCCGATTGGGTCAGGAGATCGACCAGGCGAATATCTATTCGCACTCGCTGGCTCCCTATGTCGAGGAGTCCTGGATCGATGGCGGCTATTACCTTGTTGGTGACTGGGACTCGCTGCGGTATCTGGCCGGGAACCTGCCGGATGACACGAACGCAACCCGCCCGATGGATTCCAATCAGGAGCAGCGATCGACCCCAACCCCGACCCCGACCGCGTCGGAAGTGACGCCGACGGAAACGCCAACGCCGTCGGATCAGCTCGAACCCTGA
- the rpiA gene encoding ribose-5-phosphate isomerase RpiA, which produces MNIDERVLQNTENKQRVAEAAARLVMDGMRVGLGSGSTAELFVRELGLLVEQGLRLHAVATSERTAEAARAVGIILEELEAPLDIAIDGADAVDRHALGAIKGLGGALTREKIVALAAREFVLIVDESKVVDRLADAYVQVPVPVEVLPYGWKLTERRLANLGTPVVRVRGDETFITDNGNMILDLNTPSVDDPQKLAVELGSITGVVEHGLFLNMAQRAIVGSADGVIELQVSKQN; this is translated from the coding sequence ATGAACATTGATGAACGAGTGTTACAGAACACGGAGAACAAACAACGGGTCGCTGAGGCGGCTGCTCGACTCGTGATGGACGGTATGCGCGTCGGGCTGGGAAGCGGCTCGACCGCCGAACTGTTTGTGCGCGAGCTCGGTCTGCTGGTTGAGCAGGGGCTGCGGCTCCATGCTGTCGCGACGTCCGAGCGCACAGCGGAAGCAGCGCGCGCGGTCGGGATCATTCTGGAGGAACTTGAAGCACCGCTCGACATTGCGATCGATGGTGCGGACGCCGTGGATCGGCACGCGCTGGGTGCCATCAAGGGGTTGGGCGGTGCGTTGACCCGCGAGAAGATCGTGGCGTTGGCAGCCCGAGAGTTCGTCCTGATTGTTGACGAGTCGAAAGTCGTCGATCGGCTGGCCGACGCATACGTTCAGGTGCCGGTTCCCGTCGAGGTGCTGCCATACGGCTGGAAGCTCACTGAGCGCCGCCTGGCCAATCTCGGGACACCGGTTGTTCGTGTGCGTGGGGATGAGACGTTTATCACCGACAACGGCAACATGATCCTTGACCTCAACACGCCGTCCGTGGATGATCCGCAGAAGCTTGCAGTTGAGCTCGGTTCGATAACAGGCGTCGTTGAGCATGGCCTGTTCCTGAACATGGCGCAACGGGCAATTGTCGGGTCAGCCGATGGTGTGATTGAGCTGCAGGTGAGCAAACAGAACTAG
- a CDS encoding TIGR03560 family F420-dependent LLM class oxidoreductase, translating into MTQEVGMRFGIVSGTRKPFPELVQRWQEAESLGFDTVWVTDHFITGDEPGKDLEPIYEAWTAIAGLAMATSTIRFGVMVTGNTYRNPALLAKQAVTIDHISNGRLILGIGAGWWVREHDAYGYDMPGNRELVDRFEEALEIITRLQEDERATVKGKYYWVNDAPFEPKPIQKPHIPLMIGSSGPRMLRLTAKYADEWNTRGPVETIQPRLEALDRALVDVGRDPKTIVHSVWPVGEMWTSVDDVKKMIVEYQAAGFTEVIFSWPGDEYVEVMHEVTRDVLPALRG; encoded by the coding sequence TTGACGCAAGAGGTTGGCATGCGCTTTGGCATCGTCAGCGGGACGCGGAAGCCGTTTCCGGAGCTCGTCCAGCGCTGGCAGGAGGCCGAGTCGCTCGGCTTCGACACGGTCTGGGTTACAGACCACTTCATCACCGGCGACGAGCCGGGTAAAGATCTTGAGCCGATTTACGAAGCGTGGACGGCCATCGCCGGTCTCGCAATGGCGACCTCGACAATCCGATTCGGTGTGATGGTCACCGGGAATACGTATCGCAATCCGGCCCTGCTGGCCAAGCAGGCGGTTACGATCGATCACATCTCAAATGGGCGTCTCATCCTGGGCATTGGCGCGGGCTGGTGGGTGCGTGAGCATGATGCCTACGGCTATGACATGCCCGGGAATCGCGAACTGGTCGATCGTTTCGAGGAAGCTCTGGAGATCATCACCCGTCTGCAGGAAGACGAGCGCGCGACCGTCAAGGGCAAGTACTACTGGGTGAACGACGCGCCGTTCGAGCCGAAGCCGATCCAGAAGCCGCACATCCCGCTCATGATCGGATCGTCCGGCCCACGGATGCTCCGCCTGACGGCGAAGTACGCCGACGAGTGGAATACACGCGGTCCTGTTGAGACGATCCAGCCGCGGCTGGAAGCGCTCGACCGTGCGCTCGTTGATGTTGGACGTGACCCGAAGACGATCGTGCATTCGGTCTGGCCGGTCGGCGAGATGTGGACGTCTGTCGATGATGTCAAGAAGATGATCGTCGAGTATCAGGCAGCCGGTTTCACCGAAGTGATCTTCTCCTGGCCCGGTGACGAGTATGTTGAAGTGATGCACGAAGTCACTCGCGACGTGCTTCCTGCGCTACGCGGGTAG
- a CDS encoding methionine aminotransferase: METAGAQRIAQFGTSVFTEMSQLAAEHQAINLGQGFPDFAGPEFVKEAAARAIAADHNQYAPSHGTPRLRSAIAADWHARFGQEIDPNSEITVTTGATEALFAAMMAFLNPGDEAIFFEPFYDGYVADVVMAGAVPRVVRLNPPDWSFDTDALRAAFTPRTRLLLLNNPHNPTGKVFSKPELEAIAALCIEHDVIVLSDEVYDRIVFDGIEHTPIALLPGMAERTLTINSTGKTFSMTGWKIGYTIGPARLNAAIRAAHQFIVFATATPFQEAMAEAIEQASRDGYYQTLHDEYAARRDRLRAALSDAGLDPLACQGSYFLLADITRWGFDNDVEFCRYLAREVGVAAIPPSAFYLDPATAPPLARFCFAKKLETIDAAAERLITRRP, from the coding sequence GTGGAGACAGCAGGCGCACAGCGAATCGCTCAGTTTGGGACATCAGTATTCACCGAGATGAGCCAGTTGGCCGCCGAACATCAGGCGATCAATCTCGGGCAGGGATTCCCGGACTTCGCCGGGCCGGAGTTCGTGAAAGAGGCCGCCGCGCGAGCGATCGCCGCCGACCACAACCAGTACGCACCCAGCCACGGCACACCGCGACTTCGGTCTGCCATCGCCGCCGACTGGCACGCGCGATTCGGCCAGGAGATTGACCCCAACAGCGAGATCACGGTCACGACCGGCGCAACCGAAGCGCTGTTCGCGGCGATGATGGCGTTCCTCAATCCCGGCGACGAGGCGATCTTCTTCGAGCCGTTCTACGATGGCTATGTTGCCGATGTCGTCATGGCCGGTGCCGTCCCGCGAGTCGTGCGCCTGAATCCGCCGGATTGGTCGTTCGACACCGACGCGCTGCGTGCGGCGTTCACCCCCAGGACACGCCTGCTGTTACTCAACAATCCGCACAACCCGACCGGCAAGGTCTTTTCGAAGCCGGAGCTGGAAGCGATTGCGGCGCTTTGCATCGAGCACGATGTCATCGTGCTAAGCGACGAGGTCTACGATCGCATCGTTTTTGACGGCATCGAGCACACGCCAATTGCACTTCTGCCCGGCATGGCCGAGCGGACACTAACGATCAACTCGACCGGCAAGACGTTCTCTATGACCGGGTGGAAAATCGGCTATACGATTGGACCGGCCCGACTGAATGCCGCAATCCGCGCCGCGCATCAATTCATTGTCTTCGCGACCGCGACGCCATTTCAGGAAGCGATGGCCGAGGCGATCGAGCAAGCGTCACGTGATGGCTATTATCAGACGCTGCACGACGAATACGCCGCTCGACGCGATCGTCTCCGAGCGGCGCTCTCCGATGCTGGGCTGGATCCATTGGCGTGCCAGGGAAGCTATTTCCTGCTGGCGGACATCACCCGGTGGGGCTTTGATAATGATGTTGAGTTCTGCCGTTACCTGGCACGAGAGGTTGGCGTCGCGGCGATCCCGCCGTCGGCGTTTTATCTCGATCCCGCGACCGCCCCGCCACTGGCGCGATTCTGCTTCGCCAAGAAGCTCGAGACGATCGACGCAGCTGCAGAGCGGCTGATCACTCGTCGTCCATAA
- a CDS encoding YggT family protein, whose protein sequence is MASNRPFDEERISTDDVSPHRERSVEQTTAYVREPHVDEVHSVREDVIIDHITGRRALLLRIENILWFFCSLIAIIMALRIVFLLFEANTANGFVNFVNRFTNPFVRPFDGIFTNPSSGGSVLDTAAVFAMVLIAIITWAVVRLLWLVFDIPESGTSRSVGKYRHDRM, encoded by the coding sequence ATGGCATCAAATCGACCCTTCGATGAAGAGCGAATCAGCACGGACGACGTGTCGCCACACAGAGAGCGATCTGTTGAGCAGACCACTGCCTACGTTCGAGAACCGCACGTGGATGAAGTGCACTCAGTTCGTGAAGATGTGATCATCGATCACATTACCGGTCGACGAGCGCTGTTGTTACGGATCGAGAACATTCTGTGGTTCTTCTGCAGCCTGATCGCCATCATTATGGCTCTTCGGATCGTGTTCCTGCTGTTTGAAGCGAACACGGCCAACGGTTTCGTGAACTTTGTCAATCGCTTTACGAATCCGTTTGTCCGACCGTTCGACGGTATCTTCACCAATCCGTCGAGCGGTGGAAGCGTTCTCGACACGGCTGCGGTGTTCGCCATGGTCCTGATCGCAATCATCACCTGGGCGGTCGTGCGCTTGCTCTGGCTCGTCTTCGACATCCCCGAAAGCGGTACGAGTCGGTCGGTGGGGAAGTATCGCCACGATAGAATGTAG
- a CDS encoding thiamine pyrophosphate-binding protein, which produces MAEEMTGGNAAIAAIEAAGVDVVFGIPGVHTLAFYDALHGRSIRHILARHEQGAGFMADGYARATGKPGVALIITGPGITNVSTAVGEAYADSSPVVVISSQVEREWAGKMRGNLHDLRDQSGLMSVVTKQSTVVDAHDAIAGHVYGAIQASTAGRPRPVHVEVPLDVLAETGTFAEPELLPTYRATPTVEVATKAAEAIASAKRPIIYVGGGAADASEPITALASLIGAPVICSVMGKGVVADDHPYALGHAWDPWGGENPADDILQESDLVLVIGTKLGAQETNYWKMPLPSRMIRVDIDPSEINLNYPNPEIGIVADARATAESLLEAVRARGDVAPRWTTDEVAAVRDRIRDVRADAVYGGYVDAMRDVLPREGIIVHDMTMMSYRMNDAFPVYHPRTYLFPSNFGTLGFSVPAAIGAKIGRPDTPVVAVVGDGGFQFTMQELATAIQFDVTVPIVIFNDSTYTAVEGAMQHSFSGKVMATDLVNPDYVKLADAYGIPGIRANSPEEMAVAIRDAFERTGPTIIDVPIPRSTGN; this is translated from the coding sequence ATGGCTGAGGAAATGACGGGCGGCAATGCTGCGATCGCAGCGATAGAAGCCGCTGGTGTAGATGTCGTGTTTGGCATTCCAGGTGTTCACACGCTGGCGTTCTACGATGCGCTCCACGGGCGCAGCATCAGACACATTCTCGCGCGTCACGAGCAGGGTGCCGGATTCATGGCCGATGGCTACGCGCGGGCGACTGGAAAGCCCGGCGTAGCGCTCATCATCACCGGGCCAGGTATCACCAACGTTTCGACAGCAGTCGGCGAGGCCTATGCCGACTCTTCGCCGGTCGTTGTCATTTCGTCGCAAGTCGAGCGCGAGTGGGCCGGCAAGATGCGCGGTAACCTGCACGACCTGCGCGATCAGTCGGGCCTGATGAGTGTCGTGACCAAACAATCAACCGTCGTCGATGCGCACGACGCCATCGCCGGGCACGTCTATGGCGCAATTCAGGCATCGACTGCCGGTCGGCCTCGCCCGGTGCACGTTGAGGTGCCGCTGGACGTTCTCGCAGAGACGGGGACATTCGCCGAGCCGGAGCTGCTCCCGACGTACCGCGCGACGCCAACCGTAGAAGTCGCGACAAAGGCCGCCGAGGCTATTGCGAGCGCAAAGCGCCCGATTATCTACGTTGGCGGCGGAGCAGCCGATGCCAGCGAGCCGATTACGGCTCTCGCGTCGCTGATCGGCGCGCCGGTCATCTGCTCAGTCATGGGCAAGGGTGTTGTCGCAGACGATCATCCGTATGCGCTCGGCCACGCCTGGGACCCGTGGGGTGGGGAAAATCCGGCAGACGACATCCTGCAGGAGTCGGATCTGGTGCTTGTAATCGGCACCAAGCTCGGTGCGCAGGAGACGAACTACTGGAAGATGCCGCTGCCATCCCGGATGATCCGCGTCGACATCGATCCATCAGAGATCAACCTGAACTATCCAAATCCGGAAATCGGTATCGTCGCCGACGCGCGCGCAACTGCCGAGTCGCTGCTCGAAGCCGTGCGAGCACGTGGCGATGTCGCGCCACGCTGGACTACAGACGAGGTCGCTGCCGTTCGGGATCGCATTCGTGACGTTCGCGCCGACGCAGTCTACGGCGGCTACGTTGATGCCATGCGCGACGTACTGCCGCGAGAGGGCATCATCGTCCATGACATGACAATGATGAGCTATCGCATGAACGATGCGTTCCCGGTGTATCACCCGCGAACGTACCTCTTCCCGTCGAACTTCGGCACGCTCGGGTTCTCCGTCCCGGCGGCCATCGGCGCGAAGATCGGTCGGCCCGATACGCCGGTCGTCGCAGTCGTTGGCGACGGTGGATTCCAGTTCACGATGCAGGAGCTGGCGACAGCGATCCAGTTTGATGTCACGGTCCCGATCGTGATCTTCAACGACTCGACCTACACCGCTGTCGAAGGCGCAATGCAGCACAGCTTCTCCGGCAAGGTGATGGCGACCGACCTGGTGAACCCGGACTACGTGAAGCTGGCCGACGCCTATGGCATCCCCGGCATCCGGGCCAATTCACCTGAAGAGATGGCCGTCGCCATTCGAGATGCGTTCGAGCGAACCGGCCCGACCATCATCGACGTGCCAATTCCTCGCTCGACAGGTAACTAA
- a CDS encoding pyridoxal-phosphate dependent enzyme: MIAPSDINQTDRSLWRFLAAMPVGQGDTHALGAGMTPLVPGSLAGHPVLFKLDALLPTGSFKDRGAAIMVAYLREVGANKLIIDSSGNAAAAMSGFSAANGLQCIVYAPATTSPGKLVQSRAFGAVVIPVEGSRDAVATAAQEAAASDPSALYASHNWHPIFVEGVKTWALEVWEQLGFSTPTTAWVPTGGGSAFVGGWRGFSATGGAIPRMMAAQPKACAPLVKAFAANADDVEPVEAGATIAEGTKIGAPARGRQMLDAIRSSGGSAFAVSESDIAATLQELWRQGLYVEPTAAVGAAAFRNAVANGFALPDGNHVILLTGNGLKATETNASLLG, from the coding sequence GTGATCGCACCGTCGGACATAAATCAGACGGATCGATCGCTCTGGCGCTTTCTGGCTGCTATGCCGGTCGGGCAGGGCGACACGCACGCACTCGGCGCGGGAATGACTCCACTTGTTCCTGGCTCACTGGCTGGGCATCCTGTGCTGTTCAAGCTGGATGCGTTGCTCCCGACAGGATCATTCAAGGATCGCGGCGCAGCGATCATGGTGGCATATCTGCGCGAAGTCGGCGCGAACAAGCTCATCATTGATTCATCGGGAAATGCCGCAGCGGCAATGTCGGGGTTCTCCGCCGCCAATGGACTGCAGTGCATCGTGTACGCGCCCGCCACCACGTCGCCGGGGAAGCTCGTGCAGTCACGCGCGTTCGGTGCTGTTGTCATCCCGGTCGAAGGTTCACGTGACGCCGTCGCGACCGCAGCACAGGAGGCGGCAGCAAGCGATCCGAGCGCCCTGTATGCCAGTCACAACTGGCACCCCATCTTCGTCGAAGGCGTCAAGACGTGGGCACTCGAAGTCTGGGAGCAACTTGGTTTCAGCACGCCCACGACCGCCTGGGTACCGACTGGCGGCGGCAGCGCGTTCGTCGGAGGCTGGCGAGGGTTCAGCGCGACCGGCGGCGCGATACCGCGGATGATGGCGGCGCAGCCAAAAGCGTGCGCCCCACTCGTGAAGGCATTTGCAGCGAACGCCGACGATGTCGAGCCGGTCGAAGCAGGCGCAACGATTGCTGAAGGCACGAAGATTGGTGCGCCAGCACGCGGGCGACAAATGCTGGACGCGATTCGGTCGTCTGGCGGCAGCGCATTTGCCGTCAGCGAATCAGATATCGCAGCAACGCTTCAAGAGCTATGGCGGCAGGGACTGTACGTTGAACCGACCGCCGCTGTCGGAGCTGCCGCGTTTCGCAACGCCGTTGCCAATGGTTTTGCTCTCCCAGATGGCAACCATGTCATCTTGCTCACCGGCAACGGACTGAAGGCCACCGAGACAAATGCAAGCCTGCTCGGCTAG
- a CDS encoding ABC transporter ATP-binding protein, whose product MVLALTIESRLKSTMLSVSIEMGNEVVCLIGPSGSGKSVVLRSIAGVFQPDNGSIEILGRQVLSTGLGVNLPPRDRYVGFVPQSHALFDHLTVDENIAYPLLKVNDLQPAVVATRVDRLCDLLELDAVRDLYPHDLTPVMLIRVALGRALVTDPDVLLLDDPLGHLDREMRKSVRDEIGELLRHIGVPTLFATVELEEGYQIADRVGLLDSGRLLQIDEPRALMLHPANRRVAGLVRSVNVYEGRVVRVTGDTSTIETTIGVVQVPLAASVGEKVDVVIRPEHVQILPAASGTQIENGIPGTIAEVVPLGDVRAVTIAVSGPRGQVNIEAFAGMDVIDGAGLDVGRRCVALLPTRALHIMPAPSELP is encoded by the coding sequence ATGGTATTGGCACTGACGATTGAGTCCCGGCTGAAATCAACGATGCTGTCTGTCTCGATCGAGATGGGCAACGAGGTAGTGTGTTTGATCGGCCCTAGCGGTTCGGGAAAGAGTGTCGTGCTGCGGTCGATTGCGGGCGTGTTTCAGCCAGACAACGGCTCGATTGAGATCCTCGGACGCCAGGTTCTCTCAACAGGGCTTGGCGTCAATCTCCCGCCACGAGATCGCTATGTCGGCTTTGTCCCGCAATCGCATGCGTTGTTCGATCACCTGACCGTTGACGAAAACATCGCCTATCCACTATTGAAGGTGAATGACCTGCAGCCGGCAGTCGTTGCCACGCGTGTCGACCGTCTGTGCGATCTGCTTGAGCTCGATGCGGTACGCGATTTGTATCCGCACGACCTCACTCCGGTGATGTTAATTCGGGTTGCGCTCGGGCGTGCGCTCGTCACTGATCCGGATGTCCTGCTGCTTGACGATCCGCTTGGACACCTCGATCGCGAGATGCGCAAGTCGGTGCGCGACGAGATCGGCGAGCTGCTGCGCCACATCGGTGTGCCGACGCTGTTTGCCACCGTTGAGCTTGAAGAGGGCTATCAGATTGCTGATCGCGTCGGGCTGCTCGACAGCGGTCGATTGCTGCAGATCGACGAGCCGCGAGCGTTGATGTTGCATCCAGCGAACCGTCGCGTCGCTGGGCTGGTGCGAAGTGTCAACGTGTATGAGGGCCGCGTCGTGCGCGTAACCGGCGACACATCGACGATCGAAACGACCATTGGCGTCGTGCAGGTTCCGCTGGCTGCGAGCGTCGGCGAGAAGGTCGACGTTGTGATTCGACCGGAGCACGTACAGATACTTCCGGCAGCGTCTGGAACGCAGATCGAGAATGGCATCCCCGGAACCATCGCGGAAGTTGTGCCGCTTGGCGACGTGCGGGCGGTGACAATTGCCGTCAGTGGCCCACGTGGACAGGTCAATATCGAGGCGTTCGCAGGTATGGACGTCATCGATGGGGCCGGGCTGGACGTGGGTAGACGATGCGTAGCGTTACTCCCGACACGAGCACTTCATATCATGCCCGCGCCTTCCGAACTCCCGTAA
- a CDS encoding isoprenylcysteine carboxylmethyltransferase family protein gives MRKSILDSDQFWIGCQLILFAISGQSGVRHLKRAGRPGIGLAVLAAVPVVSAAAIAANAKREIGDNLTMAPTPVDDGYLVDSGVYGFVRHPMYLSAILGLLSWAMGSRAPGAIAAVPIAALFFDAKARHEEGLLRGRYPQYDAYAQRVAGRILPLPGTR, from the coding sequence ATGCGGAAATCAATCCTCGATAGCGACCAGTTCTGGATCGGATGTCAGCTCATTCTGTTCGCCATCAGTGGACAGAGTGGCGTTCGACATCTCAAGCGCGCAGGTCGTCCAGGCATTGGGCTGGCCGTCCTCGCAGCGGTTCCTGTCGTGTCCGCAGCTGCGATCGCGGCGAACGCGAAGCGTGAGATCGGTGACAATCTCACGATGGCACCAACGCCAGTAGACGACGGCTATCTCGTTGACTCCGGCGTCTATGGCTTCGTGAGGCATCCGATGTATCTCAGCGCGATCCTGGGGTTGCTCAGTTGGGCCATGGGCTCACGCGCGCCGGGTGCAATCGCCGCCGTGCCGATTGCTGCACTGTTCTTCGACGCGAAAGCCCGACACGAAGAAGGTCTCCTTCGTGGACGCTACCCGCAATATGACGCCTACGCCCAACGAGTGGCAGGCAGAATCCTTCCACTGCCAGGAACTCGATAG
- a CDS encoding response regulator transcription factor: MSGETVGDRGHILVVEDDMIIADLIDQILSFESFRVSHVIDGKSAVEFVVAEQPDLVLMDLMLPVMSGIEASRQIKTHASEIVSSTPVVAMSAGVNLRAAAGDLPVEGVLAKPFDIDELLATVKVHLRAPDIE, translated from the coding sequence ATGTCAGGGGAGACGGTGGGAGATCGCGGACATATCCTTGTGGTTGAGGATGACATGATCATCGCGGATCTGATCGATCAGATCCTGAGCTTTGAGTCGTTTCGTGTCTCGCACGTGATCGACGGCAAGTCGGCCGTCGAATTCGTTGTCGCTGAGCAACCGGATCTGGTGCTGATGGATCTGATGCTGCCGGTCATGAGTGGCATTGAGGCGAGTCGTCAGATCAAGACGCATGCATCCGAGATCGTCTCGTCAACTCCGGTGGTCGCGATGTCCGCCGGGGTGAATCTGCGTGCGGCGGCGGGCGATCTGCCAGTCGAAGGGGTACTGGCGAAACCGTTCGATATCGACGAGTTGCTTGCGACGGTGAAGGTTCATCTCAGAGCACCGGATATCGAGTGA
- a CDS encoding DUF6429 family protein: MDIDEDKIDDAVLALLNLTLSKDGRAWKGHDWDAMNRLFAKGLIYDPVSKAKSVVLTPEGIKRSEQLFREMFAKHEG, from the coding sequence ATGGATATTGACGAAGACAAGATCGACGATGCTGTCCTCGCCCTGCTGAACCTCACCTTGAGTAAAGATGGTCGGGCATGGAAGGGTCATGATTGGGACGCGATGAATCGTCTCTTCGCAAAGGGACTCATCTACGATCCCGTCAGCAAGGCGAAGTCCGTCGTGCTCACGCCGGAAGGGATCAAACGCTCGGAGCAGCTCTTTCGAGAGATGTTCGCCAAGCACGAGGGGTGA